CCCGCCGCGCCCTGCGCGGATCGGCGCGTGCTGCAGCGAGTAATAGCGATGGAGCTCGACCTGGTATTCGTCATAGTCGAGTTCCTTGTGCAGCGTCGGATGCACGACCGGGATGTGGTATCCCTCGAGGTAGTTGTCGACGTAGACCTTCCAGTTGCAATTGATCGACCACGTCTTGCGTCCGACATACCGCATCGTCGTCACGTCGAATCGCCTGCTCCGCTCAGCGATATCCTCGAAACAACGCTCCAGTGGCGGCGCCTTGAGGTCGAGATTGGCGAAGACCAGCGGCCCCCATGTCGTGACCTGCACCGGGAGGAGGTGCATCGACTCCGCGGTGAAGTCGCAGGCGTCCTCCATCTCAGGCGCACGGAGCAACTCCCCGCTGAGACGGTAGGTCCAGCCGTGATACCGGCACTGCAGCGTCTGGCGTTTGCCGCACCCCTCGGCGACGGGACCGGCACGATGGAGGCAGATGTTGTGGAAGCCGCGCAGCGTGTCGCCATCGCGGACGACGACGATCGCCTCGTTGCCGATCTCGGCGGTGATGTACTCGCCGCTTTCGCCGAGTTGATCGGTGCGGCCCACGAGCTGCCAGGTGCGGCCAAAGACCTTCTCGTCCTCAAGCGCCGCGTAGACTGGATCGATGTAGAGGCGGGACGGGATGGTGGCGGCGCGCCGGATGTCGGGATCGAACGGAAAGACGATCGCCACCGGGTCAGGGATTCTGCGAGATCGAGTCGTAACGGTCGCGGCGCGCGGCGGCGGAATCGGTGACGCGAAGTGCGCCGCGCACGCCCGACGCGCCGGGAAGCTTCGAGGCGCCGATCACGCTGTCACGCTGGCGCTCGGTGAGCGGCGGCCCGACCTGTCTGGGTGATGTGTCCTTCTGGCTGCACGCCGCCGCGAGCATCACGGCGCTGCAGGCAAGCACCAAGCCGCGCATGCGTTGCTCCGTCGTCGGGGCCGATCGGTCAGAATTCGCGGCGCTTCATTTCCTTGAAGAGGTGCTTGCGGTCTTCATCCTCTTCGGCTTCCGGCCGCGCGGTGGCGCGCAGCGTCGGATCGACGAATCGCTGCTTCTTGGTCTTCTGCTGCGGCTG
This genomic interval from Gemmatimonadales bacterium contains the following:
- a CDS encoding SRPBCC family protein — its product is MAIVFPFDPDIRRAATIPSRLYIDPVYAALEDEKVFGRTWQLVGRTDQLGESGEYITAEIGNEAIVVVRDGDTLRGFHNICLHRAGPVAEGCGKRQTLQCRYHGWTYRLSGELLRAPEMEDACDFTAESMHLLPVQVTTWGPLVFANLDLKAPPLERCFEDIAERSRRFDVTTMRYVGRKTWSINCNWKVYVDNYLEGYHIPVVHPTLHKELDYDEYQVELHRYYSLQHAPIRAGRGGNRRYEATSPDDEAQYYWVFPNLMLNIYLGQMQTNVVIPRSVDRCDVVFEWYAHNPPADVAADPAWSKLMAFSDEIQDEDISICERVQQNLRSRSYDRGRYSPKRENGVHHFHGLLHEFLS